Genomic DNA from Hordeum vulgare subsp. vulgare chromosome 2H, MorexV3_pseudomolecules_assembly, whole genome shotgun sequence:
GTCATTGACTCTAAAGACATCTTCGAAAAAGTTACAATGGAGTATATTTTACGTTATCTTGACCGCGAGGAAATTTTCGATGTTACTAGAAGACAAATACATTTCTTCATGAAGGACCAGCCCGACGCGAATTCTTTTCGGTATCTTCTTTGTTAGCAGTACAAGTATTTTTGTTTTTGCTCAAACCATAAATGGTGGAGTATATCTCTACTAGCAGTACAAATCCAATGTATTGACAAGCTAAAATAAGGGAATGAATTGGTTGATCAAATATTCGCTTCACGCATCTCCATTGGGCAGCTTGGCGTATCTGTATCTGTGggctgccaccgcctcctcctcctccttgctgtccCTGCACTCGAAGTAGTACGCCGTGACGGCCGCGACGGAGAACACCTCCACGGCGCCGAGCAGGGCCACGTAGGCGGCGCCGGCGGCCACCCCGGCGCACgggttccgcggccaccacctcagcGCCAGCGTGTACACCGGCGACACCGCGGCACCGAGCGCGCACGTCGCCACCACGTAGAGCACGGCCCGCGCGCTCCTCCCCTCCATGAGCCGCCACGCGCGGGACACCGCCGCCGCGCCGTGCCGCCCGGGCTCCGCCGCCGACACGACGACCGCCACCGCGCAGACCACGGTGAGGTAGACGAGGAAGAGCGacgcgaggaggacgagcagcacgtcgaggaagaggagcaGCAGGGAGCGCTCCAGGAGGTAGACCGTGGCCAGCGCCAGCGCGACGATGGCGCCCGCGCAGGCCACCTCGAGGACGTACCCGAAGGCGACGGTCGCGACGGGGCCCCACAGGTTGCCCCTCGCGCTGCCCAGGACGGCGGACACGGTCAGGCGctcggcatcgtcgtcgtccgcgCCGGAAGAGAACGCCCTGACGGCGGCGAAGACGGTGGCTATCTTGATGGCGGACCCGACGACCACCGCGGCGAGGACGCACGCGCCGACCTCGAGCAGGAGCCGCCTGAGGTCGCCCCTGAGCGCCCTGACGAGGCCCGGGTACGCGGCGCCGGCCGGGTCGGCGCGGCTGATGGCGCTGGCGTCGACCAgcgaggcggcggcgaggggctGCACGGCGAGGGAGTTGGCGAGGAGGAGCGCCGCGGCGAGCGCAGCGGTGAGCGCGACGAGCGGCAGGAAGAGCCCGCCGTGGCGCGCCGGGAGGAGCGCGCCGTGCTTCAGGAAGGCGAAGAAGCCCGGTTGCGGCGGTCTGGCCgaggccgccgccatggccggctCGGGGATTGAGCTGAGCTAGATCTTGGTTGGGTGGGTGGGCGGGCGGGCGGGTGGGGTTGCTCCGTGGCCCCGTGCGCGCGCGGAGGAACGGGACGGCGAGCTTATAtggagtttttttttttgaacttttgaTGACGGTGGGTGAACGCGTTGTAGTAGTACCTTGGAAACTTCTTTGGTTGGACTTGGATTAGATCGATCGGACGTGGTGTGGCCGGCATACGAATTTTAGTAGGGATCGATGGAACCAAAGCGTTGCTAAACTCCTCTCTCATTACCATCGGCAGGATATCCTCTCGTTGAAAAGACTCGTTTTTAACGAGGGTCATGATATTTAACACACGTATTGTATACTGGGCATCCCATCATATGATCTTATGTAGTAGCATATTCAAAAGACAGCTCACATAATTTTATGTGGATAAAATTAGAATTGTTCGCACGTCCCGACACAGCTACTTGAGGCTACACACCCGACAACAACTACTCATCCTTATCTTGTATGTGTGGCACGAAGCAATTCCGCCTTGACATTTTTTTATGACAACTTTAGTTAGCTGGGAATGGCAACTTCTTTGTTTTGGTTAATTACGTTGTCGTGTCTAATTAACGATAGTTGCCACGTGTGATCAAATCATAGTTGTTATGTATGGTTAATCATAGTTGTCATGTATGATTAACTAGTTGCCACGTGTGGTCAAATCATACTTGTCATATATGGTCAACCATAGTTGACATGTGTGATTAACTAGTTGCCA
This window encodes:
- the LOC123429443 gene encoding uncharacterized protein LOC123429443, with product MAAASARPPQPGFFAFLKHGALLPARHGGLFLPLVALTAALAAALLLANSLAVQPLAAASLVDASAISRADPAGAAYPGLVRALRGDLRRLLLEVGACVLAAVVVGSAIKIATVFAAVRAFSSGADDDDAERLTVSAVLGSARGNLWGPVATVAFGYVLEVACAGAIVALALATVYLLERSLLLLFLDVLLVLLASLFLVYLTVVCAVAVVVSAAEPGRHGAAAVSRAWRLMEGRSARAVLYVVATCALGAAVSPVYTLALRWWPRNPCAGVAAGAAYVALLGAVEVFSVAAVTAYYFECRDSKEEEEAVAAHRYRYAKLPNGDA